The Bernardetia sp. ABR2-2B DNA window TAGCAATATCTCTAAAAACTAAACGATAATAATTGCTATTCAACACTACAAATTGTTCTAATTCTTCTTCTTCATTCAACCCCAAAAATCCTAAAACAGTATTTTTCTTAGTAGAAAGTCTTTTTTCTAAAGGAATGTATTTATAAATATCGTTTACTAACCTGCCTACTTCTGTTTTTCTCAATTTTTCCTCAAATTCTTTTTTCTTTATCCAATAATTCGGTGTTGCTAGGTTATTGCTATATTGATGAATCATTTTTCCTTCGTACAGAATCATTCCTTCCTCTGCTTTGAGTTGCTGTTCTTGAAACAAATCCCTATCACTTGTCATATTGAGTTCATTTCTAAAATCAATATAATCTGGATGGATGATTTCAAAACGTTTATAAGCATTTCGAATTATATCCAAATCCTTTTGGTCTTTGATTTCGAAAAGAGCGTGATGCAATGGCGAAAGTGTATAAATATCTTCGTAAGGATATTCTAAAATTCCTTTTCTTCCGTCATAGGTTTCTGTTTTATAGAGAATTTCTGTATCGGTTTGCATAAAACGAACAGGTAACGTTTTTTTCTTTCCCGTTTTATTATCAATACTTTTATCTAATTGAGTAATCTGAAATACAGCAAATTTGTAGCTGCGATGAACATCAGGAAAAATTCCTTTTCTATTTTCAAATTGATAAAAAAATTCTAATTGATAGCTTTCAAAAATATGTTTTCTGATATTGATAGAAGAATCTTCATAAATCCAAGCTGAAGGAGTAATATAAGTAAGCGTTCCGTCTTTTGTCAGCAACCCTAGATTTTGTTCAATGAAAAAACGAAATAAGTTACCTTTTCCTCCTGCATTATGTGGATAGTAATTTTTGCAATATTCATTGCTATTCGTTCGAAATGCTTTTTTGTTATCATATTCATTTTGAACACCTTTATACTCCAAAACATTTTGGCGAGTAACTGCTTTTTCTTTGCTTTTCATTGTTCGATAAGCACTTCTCCAACCAGAAAAGAAATCAGGTTCACTAAATTCCATTACATCCCAAGGTGGATTTCCAATAATCAAATCAAAACCTCTGTGTCCGTTTTGGAATACTTCGGCAAAGCTAATTTCATAATTAAAAAAACTAAACTGCTCGGCTGTTTTTTCGATGCGTTCTACTAAAGCAGCATCTTTTTTATTGAATATTTTTTCTTCAAAATCTGTCAAAGTAGCATTCAGCAAATCTAATTCTTTTTGTGCTTCTGTTTTGTTTTCAAAAATAAAAGGAACAAAACGCTTGTAGGTATAAAAATTCATTGCCAAATCAAGTTGATTCAATGAAGGTTCTAATTTTTTATAGATTTCTTTTGACTGTTTTATCTCTTCTGCTGTTGTATCCTTTAAGTTAGAAAGCTCTGATAAATCTTCAATAATTTTGGCTACTTTATTCTTAAAAGAATCAGCAAATAAATTATTATCGGTCTGCAAACTTTTATATAATTCCTCTTTTCTTGCACCAATAAGGGCATTTCCTTGTTTAATGTGATGTTCAATAAAACTAAGAGGCGTACCAAAAACGAACGTATCCAACCAAAGAGAAAGGCGAGTGAGTTCGATAGCAAATTCATTCAAATCTACTCCAAAAATATTTTTTTTGAGAAGGATTCTTTTAAGTAATGTCAGTTCATCTATTTCATAAGTTTTGCCTTGCAAAATTTCTTTTAGATTTTGCAAAATGATTTCTTTTTCTGTTTTTAGAGTCTGTTCTAATTTTTTATCACTTCCATTTTCTATTCGTTTTAGGGCTTCACTTGTTAAGACATCTAATGTAGAAATTAAAAAATGCCCACTTCCACAAGCATTATCCATCAAACGCAAATCTAAAATACTTTTGCCTTTTTCGTCGCTTTCTTTTAGTAGTTTTTGGATAGATTCTTCTGCCATAAAATGCGTAATATCTTGTGGCGTATAATAGGAAGCTGTCGTTTTTCGGTTTCCAGACTGATTGGAAAGATAGAGTTCGTCATTTTTATAAAAACGTTCCTCTAAAATTATTTTTTTCTTATCCTTTTTGATATTCTGATAGTCATAATTATCAAAATAGCCTTCTTTTTCTGTTTTTCCGTCCAAAAAAACAAGATAATATGTTCCTTCAAAAGCCTGTCTAAATTCGGATTCTAAAAGTCCTTCATAAATATTTCCTAAATGAGTAACCGAAAGGGTTTTATAATCTCTAAATGTTTTGAAATCATCGTTATCTGTTTTGTGATATAAAAGCAAACTCAAAATTTCTGTCAAATCTTGATTATTCAGCACTAAAGGAAGTTTTAATAAGGGGGCTTTACTTTCTGCAAACAGACCACCATTTAGGAGTGGCAATTCTAAATCAATATTTCCATAATTGAGATAATCAAAAAGTAATTTTAAAGCATTCCAACCGTGGTATTTAGTAGGTCTTTCTTTATATTCTTCATCTTCTAAAAGTGCTAAAATAGAGCGAAAAGAGTAGTTTTTGTAATTGTTTTCTTTATTGAAAAGAATTGAACCAAATTTACTTTCAAAATAAGCTATAAAAAGCATTCTATACCCAAAAACTAGAGAGTTAGCATAAATTTCTTTGATAGAATATTCATTGCCATAACGAGCAAAAAATCGCTGTCCGATAGTTTCGATGATAGAATCTTTACCATAGATAAGCTCTTTGAGGTCTTTTTCTACTTCCAAGATGTATTCTTGATTCAGCTCTGCAAATGTTTTTTCTTTTATAGAAATACCTCTTTTTTTGTTGTAAAGTTTGAGTAATTGTTCTTTATAAAAATTATAATAAAAATACTGAAAGGCTCTATAATCGTCATTTTGAATAATCCATTCTAAGTCAATTTCGAAATAAATTTTGTCTTGTTTTGGATTTGTAATATCATAAAAACGCCATTTTTTACCATTTGTCAGAAAACCATAATCGATTCTCAAATCAGATTGATAACGTAAAAGCTGAAAGTGTGGATTTTGAGTTGTTGTTTCTCTGTTATCCAAAATGACTGTATAGGCTTTCGATTCACATAAAGCCAAAATATTTTCTGTACTAGATTTGTCTTTTCCTCCACTTATTCGTTCTATTTCTTCACTTTCAAAAAGGGCAAAATCGGGTTTGTGTATCTTTCCAAATACTTTTTTTGTGATTTGATACGTATAACCATAGCCAATTTCTATCAAAACATTTGTGATAAATTTATCTTCTAATTGCGCTTCTGAAAGAGCTACAATATCTAATTTATTATAAAGAGTTTTGATATTCTCAAAAGCTTTTTGGCAATCTTCTTTGTGGTCTTTATCAAAAAAGTCTTGCATTTTGTATTCCAAAAAATAAGCATTGAAATAGGTATTGTCCGTAAATTGTGCGAAATATTCTGTATTATTCATTTTGTTTTGCTCTCAAAGACTTTTTATAGAAATATAGATTCAAAGATAGTAATTTTGAGTGTTTTATGATTGAATTTTGTTAAGTGTTGATAAGAAACTCAAATCCTAAATTTTGACAGTAGGTAAATATAAATAATACGACAAAATGTCAGTTTTCTCTACTTCTAAAATGCCATAAAAAGACAAAATTTACACTCAAAAAATCATTTTTGGTATTGGCATATTGTATGTAAAGACTACAACGAAAGTGTCATATACAAAATCGCACAAACTCAAAATAGAGTTATTAAAAGGATAAGTATGATGACATAAAAATTTATGTATTCATTCACTATTAAAATAATTAGACAACTATGGCTGATATAAATATTCGTCCTTTAGCAGACCGTGTATTAGTTGCACCAGATGCAGCAGAAGAAAAAACGGCAAGTGGAATTATCATCCCTGATTCAGCAAAAGAAAAGCCACAACGTGGAAAAGTAATCGCAGTAGGAAATGGCAAAAAAGACGAACCAATTACTGTAAAAGTAGGCGATAACGTCCTTTATGGTAAGTATTCAGGTACAGAAATCAATGTAGAAGGAGAAGATTACCTAATCATGCGTGAATCTGACATTTATGCAGTTGTGTAAAGTCAATTGCGAATTACGAATTAAAAATTACGATTAAAGATAGTTTATAGAAGAAACTTGGTAATCTAGTTTTCGTATTTCAAATTGATGTAAAGATTAGTTTTTATAGATTTATTTTTTGACTCTCAAATCTATGAAATCATTTTTTAAAATATATTCTACAATAACATTTTAATAGAAAATAAAAAATTATGTCTAAGATAATATCATTCGATACAGTTGCTCGTGAACAATTAAAAAAAGGTGTTGATGCACTTGCAAACGCAGTAAAAACTACTTTAGGACCTAAAGGTCGTAATGTAGTTATTGACAAAAAATTTGGTGCACCTTCAGTTACTAAAGATGGTGTAACAGTAGCAAAAGAAATTGACTTAAAAGACCCTATTGAAAACATGGGCGCACAGCTTGTAAAAGAAGTAGCTTCAAAAACGGCTGATATGGCTGGTGATGGTACTACTACTGCAACTGTTTTGGCTCAAGCTATTTTTAATGCAGGTATCAAAAATGTTGCTGCTGGTGCAAATCCAATGGATTTGAAACGTGGTATGGATAAAGCAGTTATTAAAGTAGTAGAGAACTTGAAAGGACAATCTAGCCCAATCAAATCATCTGAAGAAGTAGCACAAGTAGGTGCAATTTCTGCGAACAACGACATGGAAATTGGTAAAATGATTTCTGATGCAATGGATAAAGTAGGAAAAGACGGTGTAATTACGGTAGAAGAAGCTCGTGGTACTGAAACAGAAGTAAAAACTGTTGAAGGTATGCAGTTTGACCGTGGTTATTTGTCTCCCTATTTTGTTACGAATACAGAAACAATGGAAGTAGAGTTAGAAGATGCTTATATCTTAATCTACGACAAAAAAATCTCTTCTATGAAAGAACTTCTTCCTGTTTTGGAGCAAGTTGCACAAAGTGGTAAACCTTTGGTTATCATTTCAGAAGATGTAGATGGCGAGGCATTGGCTACTTTGGTAGTAAACAAAATTCGTGGCGCATTGCGTATTGCTGCTGTTAAAGCTCCAGGATTTGGCGACCGTCGTAAGGCAATGTTGGAAGACATCGCTACACTTACAGGTGGTACACTTATCAGCGAAGAGCGTGGCTACAAATTAGAAAGCGCAGAAGTTTCTTACTTAGGACGTGCTGAAAAAATCACTATTGACAAAGACAATACTACTATCATCAATGGTGCTGGAGAAAGCGATAATATCAAGCGTCGTATCAATGAAATCAAATCTCAAATTGAGAAAACAACTTCTGATTATGACCGTGAAAAATTGCAAGAGCGTTTGGCTAAATTAGCTGGTGGTGTTGCTATTCTTTATATTGGTGCAGCTACGGAAGTAGAAATGAAAGAAAAGAAAGACAGAGTAGATGATGCTCTTCACGCAACTCGTGCAGCCGTACAAGAAGGCGTAGTACCAGGTGGTGGTGTTGCATTTATCCGTTCTTTAGAATCTTTGAATGACTTTGTTGTTGGACAAAATGGCATCGAAAACCAAGACCAAGAAACAGGTGTAAATATTATCCGTCAAGCTCTTGAAGCTCCTCTTCGTACTATCGTTTCGAATGCAGGTCTTGAAGGCTCTGTGATTATTCAGAAAGTAAAAGAAGGAAAAGCTGATTATGGTTACAATGCTCGTGAAGACAAGTATGAAAACTTAGTAGCTGCTGGTGTTCTTGACCCAACTAAAGTTTCTCGTTTGGCTCTTGAAAATGCTGCTTCTATTGCTTCTCTTCTCCTTACTACTGAATGCGTAATTGCAGATGACCCAGAAGAAAAAGAAGCTATGCCTTCTGCTCCTGCTGGAATGGGTGGTATGGGTGGTATGATGTAAGAATCACTCTCTCAGTTTTTTCAAAAAACTTGCAGCCTATTTTTAGCATTCCTTTATGGAAATGTAGGCTACAAAACTTCAAAACCGTTTCTTTGAAAAAGGAAACGGTTATTTTTTTGTGATTATTTATTGTATCTTAATTTCTTGAATTTTCATAGAGATTCCCCACCCTCCATTTTCACTAAATTTCATTTTTCTATAGGCATCAATATTAGGAATATAA harbors:
- a CDS encoding DNA methyltransferase, with the translated sequence MNNTEYFAQFTDNTYFNAYFLEYKMQDFFDKDHKEDCQKAFENIKTLYNKLDIVALSEAQLEDKFITNVLIEIGYGYTYQITKKVFGKIHKPDFALFESEEIERISGGKDKSSTENILALCESKAYTVILDNRETTTQNPHFQLLRYQSDLRIDYGFLTNGKKWRFYDITNPKQDKIYFEIDLEWIIQNDDYRAFQYFYYNFYKEQLLKLYNKKRGISIKEKTFAELNQEYILEVEKDLKELIYGKDSIIETIGQRFFARYGNEYSIKEIYANSLVFGYRMLFIAYFESKFGSILFNKENNYKNYSFRSILALLEDEEYKERPTKYHGWNALKLLFDYLNYGNIDLELPLLNGGLFAESKAPLLKLPLVLNNQDLTEILSLLLYHKTDNDDFKTFRDYKTLSVTHLGNIYEGLLESEFRQAFEGTYYLVFLDGKTEKEGYFDNYDYQNIKKDKKKIILEERFYKNDELYLSNQSGNRKTTASYYTPQDITHFMAEESIQKLLKESDEKGKSILDLRLMDNACGSGHFLISTLDVLTSEALKRIENGSDKKLEQTLKTEKEIILQNLKEILQGKTYEIDELTLLKRILLKKNIFGVDLNEFAIELTRLSLWLDTFVFGTPLSFIEHHIKQGNALIGARKEELYKSLQTDNNLFADSFKNKVAKIIEDLSELSNLKDTTAEEIKQSKEIYKKLEPSLNQLDLAMNFYTYKRFVPFIFENKTEAQKELDLLNATLTDFEEKIFNKKDAALVERIEKTAEQFSFFNYEISFAEVFQNGHRGFDLIIGNPPWDVMEFSEPDFFSGWRSAYRTMKSKEKAVTRQNVLEYKGVQNEYDNKKAFRTNSNEYCKNYYPHNAGGKGNLFRFFIEQNLGLLTKDGTLTYITPSAWIYEDSSINIRKHIFESYQLEFFYQFENRKGIFPDVHRSYKFAVFQITQLDKSIDNKTGKKKTLPVRFMQTDTEILYKTETYDGRKGILEYPYEDIYTLSPLHHALFEIKDQKDLDIIRNAYKRFEIIHPDYIDFRNELNMTSDRDLFQEQQLKAEEGMILYEGKMIHQYSNNLATPNYWIKKKEFEEKLRKTEVGRLVNDIYKYIPLEKRLSTKKNTVLGFLGLNEEEELEQFVVLNSNYYRLVFRDIARNTDYRSIICGIIPPQNTYGNTLQGSIPKRYTFKNGKIEVEEFSFEKLLFIQAILNSLVVDYIIRFLIDIHVNKTYLMRLPIPQPSDAELSENKVYQQLIKNALLLNLANNTNLDELKEKVSFKIQKSDIPTTQKQKDKLQAKNDLLIAELYGLTKEQIKHLTSPTYFKILNDKNKAYLSLLEE
- a CDS encoding co-chaperone GroES gives rise to the protein MADINIRPLADRVLVAPDAAEEKTASGIIIPDSAKEKPQRGKVIAVGNGKKDEPITVKVGDNVLYGKYSGTEINVEGEDYLIMRESDIYAVV
- the groL gene encoding chaperonin GroEL (60 kDa chaperone family; promotes refolding of misfolded polypeptides especially under stressful conditions; forms two stacked rings of heptamers to form a barrel-shaped 14mer; ends can be capped by GroES; misfolded proteins enter the barrel where they are refolded when GroES binds), with amino-acid sequence MSKIISFDTVAREQLKKGVDALANAVKTTLGPKGRNVVIDKKFGAPSVTKDGVTVAKEIDLKDPIENMGAQLVKEVASKTADMAGDGTTTATVLAQAIFNAGIKNVAAGANPMDLKRGMDKAVIKVVENLKGQSSPIKSSEEVAQVGAISANNDMEIGKMISDAMDKVGKDGVITVEEARGTETEVKTVEGMQFDRGYLSPYFVTNTETMEVELEDAYILIYDKKISSMKELLPVLEQVAQSGKPLVIISEDVDGEALATLVVNKIRGALRIAAVKAPGFGDRRKAMLEDIATLTGGTLISEERGYKLESAEVSYLGRAEKITIDKDNTTIINGAGESDNIKRRINEIKSQIEKTTSDYDREKLQERLAKLAGGVAILYIGAATEVEMKEKKDRVDDALHATRAAVQEGVVPGGGVAFIRSLESLNDFVVGQNGIENQDQETGVNIIRQALEAPLRTIVSNAGLEGSVIIQKVKEGKADYGYNAREDKYENLVAAGVLDPTKVSRLALENAASIASLLLTTECVIADDPEEKEAMPSAPAGMGGMGGMM